The sequence below is a genomic window from Aureispira sp. CCB-E.
CCTTTTTTACGGATGCCGCCATTAAACCACAAATCATCTATGTTGAATAAATTAATTCTATACCAATTAAAATAAGAGGGAAAAGGCACATCACATTGATTCAAGTATTCAAACGCTGCTTTTTTGGTTGCAATTCCTCCATCCTCATCAACACTAGGTCCAAAACGAGACTCATTTCTCATCAACTCAAAATCAGGTTCATCCATATGAATTTCTACACAAAACATATGATCCTTACTAAATGTAAGCTCATGCTCACTATCTAATGTTCCAGCTGAAGCTGTGGGGTGGCAGGGAACAGAATAATGTCTATATTCCCATTCAACAGCATCAATATCCATTTTTGAACAAGCACTAGACAAAAAAAGAATCATTACAATTCCATAAACATTTCTCTTCCAACCGATTTGCATATATTTTTTTAGCTTTTATTAACAATAACAAGTTTAGTTTTATAATTTACAAGCAATAAAATTGCTCCTTGTCTAAACTTCCGTTTAAGTTCTACATTACCCTAATACCACAAAGCCATTTAACTCTCTTTTAACTTCTATATTTATGGAGATGGACTTCAGGCAGGAATCAAACAAAACACCAATGGCGATAAATTGGCTGACCTAAAATTTAGGTCTTTGTTTGTAGGCAATCCATAAAAGATAACTTCATAGCATTTTAGAAACGTCTTATTCTAATGAAAGCTGCTTGAGAATAGAATTATTTCCATAATAGAAAGTATCTAAACAGAGAAATACAATAAACAGAGTCGTCAATAACATTTGCCTTCTTCTTTGTTTACAAAGATTTTAAACGGGCATCAAATTACTGCTTTTTGAGTTTTTCAAAATCCATTTAATCTATTCACATCCAATCCCTTTTGCTTATAATTTCCTTTCAGAGCAAGCTTTTCTTCAACAACTTCATTGCATGAAATCACTTATCTAAACGAAAGTGTCTATAAATATAGTTGGGTTGAGTAAACAATTTATTACCCTTTTTTGATTTTCATTGTCATCATAACATCCTTAACAGGACGACTATTTCGGACTTGTACCGCCGCTATTTTATCAATAACATCTAGTCCTTTGATGACACGACCGAATACAGTATAGCTACCATCCAAGTGTGGTGTGCCGCCAATTTCAGCATAAGCTTTCTTTTGTGCCTCCGTATATTTTTTGCCACTATGGGCAGCCATTTGAGTTAGAATTTCAGGTTTCACTTTTTGTCCTTGTACCAAATAAAATTGAGATCCAGAAGAAGCCTTGGTAGGATTTACCCCATCGCCCATTCGAGCAGCAGCCAAAGCTCCTTTGATGTGAACTAAAGAATCAACAAACTCAGCAGGAATGGTATAGCCGGGACCTCCATTTCCAAGCATTACGCCCGCAGCAGCACCCTTTGATTCGGGGTCTCCTCCTTGAATCATAAAATTATTAATCACCCGATGAAACAACAAACTGTCATAAAAACCTTCTTTGACCAACTTGACAAAGTTATCTCTATGTTTTGGCGTACTAGAGTAAAGTTGTATTTCTACCACTCCATACTCTGTTGTCATTTCAACAATCGGTTCATAATTGGGAGATTTAGGATTGTAAATACTCTTTGAACAAGCACTCCACAGACAAGCGAATGCAAGCAATAAAAATAAATGTTGCTTTTTCATCTTCTACGTTATAGATATTAGTAGTTCGTTAAAAAATAAAACGTCCACTAATTATATGGTTTTAGTAGACGGTTAAAAATAAAATACAATGATAGTGTTTTTATCCTAATAACGAAAAAAAGCATTCCACAGCTTGCTAAAAAACTAAAATACGCTGCTGCTACGTAGTTTCAACGGAGTAATGAATAGAAGTCATTATTTATGAACTACTCTTGAGAGAGGATAATTGTTCATCAAGGCTTGGAACCTTATAACCCAATATTTCATTGGCCAATGAGCTATCTAGACTCACATCTGGTGGTCGTGCAGGGATCAAATCAAGCTCTTTTTGCATTGTTGGTACAATTAATTGCTTGTCTAACGCAAAATGTTCTGCCATTTTCAAAGCAAAATCATATCTAGAACAAGACTCCCCACCTCCTAGATGAAACAAGCGTTCTTTTTCGTGCTGTTGCTGATTGGTATCCCAAGCATATACCATTAGTTTTTCCAAGCCCATACTTGCCGTTGTCGCACCAACCATTGTTCTATATTCATCTACAAAGCCTCTAATTTCTTCTCCTGCTTGTAATTTTTCAAGGGTTTGTGTATAAAAATTACTGGCATAACTCGGTGTTGTTCCAAACATCAATGGCAAGCGAGCAACAAAAACATGCTCAAAGTCTTCTAACACACTTTCTTCTGCCATTTGTTTTTGCAAACCATATTGAGACAATGGGTAAGAAAAGTCATCTTCGGAATAAGGAGCTGAGTTGCCATTAAAGACCAAATCTGTAGAAGAAAAAATCATTGGAATATTTGCCCGTTGAGTTGCTTCAGCTATAGCTACGGTGGTATACACATTAATGTGATGGCTTAATGCAGGATGTTGCTCACAAAATGCAGGGTTGGCGATTGCTGCCAAATGAACAACTATATCTGGTTTTTCTCGATCAATCAATTTAGAAATCTCTGGAGTATCTAAAAGATTAATTTTTGTCCAATTAATTTTTAAACCTGTAGGTTGGTTTCGAAAATACGTTCCTACTAAGTCATACTTGGAAGCAAATTGTTGGCAAAAATTAAAGCCTAAAAACCCAGATGCCCCCGTTAAAAGAACCTTTTTGGTCATTAGTGTTTGGTGTTATTGGTGGTAGGAGCAACCATTTTTTGAGGGCTTTTATATGCTTTTTGAAAATCAGCCCAAGGTGTTTTGGTATAATGCTCTTCAGCTAAATAGTGCATAATCATATCAAACGTAGGGATATCCAAATAACCTGGAATACGCTGTAGTAGTTGAAAATCTTCGTTCAAAAATACAACTGTTGGATAGCTCATCTTTCCAGCGAGCAAGGCTGCTGCTAATTCGTGGTAGCCTCTACGCCCATTGGCAACATATTTAAATGTCTTGCCATCAAAGGTAATCGATTCTTTTTGCTCTGCATCAAATTTAACAGGATAAAAATGCTCGTTTAGGTAAGAAGAAACCATTGGTTTTTCAAATGTTTCCTTGTCCATTTTTTTGCACCAACCACACCAATCTGTATAAATATCGACGAATATTTTTTTAGGTGTCTTGCCTGCAGCTTTAGCTGCTTGCGCTGCGGCAACGGCTTCTTCCCATGTCATCCACCGCACATTCTTTCCATCAATATGGCCTGCCGTATTATGGGGAGCTGTCGTAAAGGCGTAGGCTGCCATAAAAAAAGAAAAGGTCAATACACCCAGTAAAATCTTTTTCATATCTCGCTAGTTTTGTAAAACTTTATTTGCTAATTCAAGAACTTTCATGAGAGAACCACCTGTCACGAAATAATCAAGTTTTAAGTTATTCTATATTCGATTAGTCGTTCGTTGATTTTTTTGAACGATTACTTAAGTTCATGCTAATAAAACTCTATTTCTTATCAGAAGTTACTTATTTTCCTACCTTTAAGATTTATTTATTAATCTTTTAAGAAAAGTTTTAGTGTAGTAAATTTACTTAAAATTTTTCCTAAAAATGAACTAAGATCAATAATTGCTGTATTCATAATAGAATTCAAAAACGATTCCAAAAATAATAAAAAAATGAAGAAAATAGTAATTGCGGTTGGTGGGTCTAGTGGTTCTATCTATACAAAAGTTCTGTTAGACAAACTAGTAACACTCCAAGACCAGTTAGAAAAAGTCGGTATTGTTATGAGTGATAATGCCAAATTAAATTGGAAATTAGAGCTTGAAAATACTAATTATGATGCATATCCGTTTGATTTTTATACCAAGAATGATTTCTTTGCTCCCTTTGCTTCTGGTTCTGCCAAATACGATACTATGATTGTCTGTCCTTGCTCAATGGGTTTATTGGCAAGAATCGCTACAGGAGTCTCTAACGACCT
It includes:
- a CDS encoding peptidylprolyl isomerase; amino-acid sequence: MKKQHLFLLLAFACLWSACSKSIYNPKSPNYEPIVEMTTEYGVVEIQLYSSTPKHRDNFVKLVKEGFYDSLLFHRVINNFMIQGGDPESKGAAAGVMLGNGGPGYTIPAEFVDSLVHIKGALAAARMGDGVNPTKASSGSQFYLVQGQKVKPEILTQMAAHSGKKYTEAQKKAYAEIGGTPHLDGSYTVFGRVIKGLDVIDKIAAVQVRNSRPVKDVMMTMKIKKG
- a CDS encoding SDR family oxidoreductase translates to MTKKVLLTGASGFLGFNFCQQFASKYDLVGTYFRNQPTGLKINWTKINLLDTPEISKLIDREKPDIVVHLAAIANPAFCEQHPALSHHINVYTTVAIAEATQRANIPMIFSSTDLVFNGNSAPYSEDDFSYPLSQYGLQKQMAEESVLEDFEHVFVARLPLMFGTTPSYASNFYTQTLEKLQAGEEIRGFVDEYRTMVGATTASMGLEKLMVYAWDTNQQQHEKERLFHLGGGESCSRYDFALKMAEHFALDKQLIVPTMQKELDLIPARPPDVSLDSSLANEILGYKVPSLDEQLSSLKSSS
- a CDS encoding DUF255 domain-containing protein; the encoded protein is MKKILLGVLTFSFFMAAYAFTTAPHNTAGHIDGKNVRWMTWEEAVAAAQAAKAAGKTPKKIFVDIYTDWCGWCKKMDKETFEKPMVSSYLNEHFYPVKFDAEQKESITFDGKTFKYVANGRRGYHELAAALLAGKMSYPTVVFLNEDFQLLQRIPGYLDIPTFDMIMHYLAEEHYTKTPWADFQKAYKSPQKMVAPTTNNTKH
- a CDS encoding UbiX family flavin prenyltransferase — encoded protein: MKKIVIAVGGSSGSIYTKVLLDKLVTLQDQLEKVGIVMSDNAKLNWKLELENTNYDAYPFDFYTKNDFFAPFASGSAKYDTMIVCPCSMGLLARIATGVSNDLTTRAADVILKERRRLILVPRDTPFSLIHINNMKTITEAGGIICPAIPSFYSKPTTLEEVAATVVDRILDLAGFEIESYRWAE